From a single Miltoncostaea oceani genomic region:
- a CDS encoding preprotein translocase subunit SecY: MARRPISEGIRLRNRILITLALLLAYRLLAHVPAPGVNDQLSAASTDALLRAAGLFGGSAAGVVSIVALGVGPLVLSAIAYQVAERVIPYLSQLRDSGADDKRNRVKRLLACVIALGQAATLASNLSGPEATDYLLVTLSLFAGAVVVVWCADRISQNGIGQGTSLLIVASLLPMLTGQFSSWSSSGPAAILTGSLVVGVVILVILGLSLHQLRLPVMLAGGRTSASASYLPIGFILSGVTPVIFAVAVLSAPATFIPMLGLDASALDVIAPTSWGGLALTAVLVGFFSITYARFVFDPWQVAAALARSGAFIPGHAPGPATAELIAASASRNVYVGAGALAGLSIAPRVLGELVPALPQMPAGTLLLIVVGVGISVGSRLLAEISTLKDRSAVA; this comes from the coding sequence ATGGCGAGGCGACCCATCTCCGAAGGCATCCGCCTCCGCAACCGGATCCTGATCACCCTCGCGCTCCTGCTTGCCTACCGTCTGCTCGCCCACGTGCCGGCTCCCGGGGTGAACGATCAGTTGAGTGCGGCATCCACCGATGCGCTCCTCAGGGCAGCGGGCCTCTTCGGGGGTTCCGCCGCCGGTGTCGTCTCGATCGTCGCGCTCGGAGTCGGCCCCCTCGTCCTGTCAGCGATCGCCTACCAGGTGGCCGAGCGGGTGATCCCCTATCTCTCCCAACTGCGCGACTCGGGCGCTGACGACAAGCGCAACCGCGTCAAGCGGTTGCTGGCCTGCGTCATCGCTCTTGGTCAGGCGGCGACGCTCGCCTCGAACCTCAGCGGGCCGGAGGCGACGGATTACCTGCTCGTGACGCTGTCGTTGTTCGCCGGCGCGGTGGTGGTGGTCTGGTGCGCCGACCGCATCAGCCAGAACGGGATCGGCCAAGGAACCTCGCTGCTGATCGTGGCCTCGCTCCTGCCGATGCTCACCGGCCAGTTCTCCTCCTGGTCCTCATCGGGGCCCGCGGCGATCCTCACCGGCAGCCTCGTCGTCGGCGTCGTGATCCTGGTGATCCTCGGCCTGAGCCTCCACCAGCTGCGCCTCCCGGTCATGCTGGCCGGCGGCCGGACCTCGGCGTCGGCCAGCTACCTGCCGATCGGCTTCATCCTCTCGGGGGTGACGCCGGTGATCTTCGCGGTCGCGGTCCTCAGCGCGCCGGCGACGTTCATCCCCATGCTCGGCCTCGACGCCTCCGCTCTGGATGTCATCGCGCCGACGAGCTGGGGTGGCCTCGCCCTCACCGCGGTCCTCGTCGGCTTCTTCAGCATCACCTACGCCCGCTTCGTCTTCGACCCTTGGCAGGTGGCTGCAGCCCTCGCCCGCTCGGGCGCCTTCATCCCGGGCCACGCCCCCGGGCCCGCGACGGCCGAGCTGATCGCCGCCAGCGCGAGCCGGAACGTCTATGTCGGCGCCGGAGCTCTCGCCGGGCTCTCCATCGCTCCTCGCGTCCTCGGTGAGCTCGTGCCCGCCCTACCGCAGATGCCCGCGGGGACGCTCCTGCTGATCGTGGTGGGTGTCGGCATCAGCGTCGGCTCGAGGCTCCTCGCCGAGATCTCCACCCTCAAGGACCGGTCGGCCGTCGCCTGA
- a CDS encoding vWA domain-containing protein — MSALAHRVVVMRRPDGLCPDRLLCVVTSNGVLWANPARRAEPQEWAFAISHCLLHLGLGHFREHPDPVAWNLSCCAAADHFQRSVGIGRPPTDAGALVLAGLPRGEDPAYRTLEGRPAPEGFRPDLIFEKSLAYRGRIDWSAAMTQGMRWALESAVRIAGGEDPEVVAAPGSSRNTRSAAEKAKEWFMASYPLLGALGASFRIIEDALVCQRLGIQIAAVDAQEKKIFVNPAAGLNEQEMRFVIAHELLHPGLSHHSRGAGRDPFLWNCACDFVINRWLIELEVGTPPQIGMLHDPDLAGLTSEEIYDRIASDMRRARKLATFAGRGVGDVLNRRPEWWERGDGLDLDAFYRSALAQGLEWHRSSGRGLLPADLVEEVAALAQPPIPWDVELARWMDARFPPPETRRSYARPSRRQASNSQIPRPRVVPLDAPGEGRTFGVVLDTSGSMDKALLARALGTIASYANQREVGLVRVVFCDAQAHDEGYMAPAQIAGRVEIRGRGGTVLQPGVDLLDDLPDFPAGAPVLVITDTYCEPDLRVARDHAFLVPYGSELPFRPQGPVFRMRLPGAQREGRP, encoded by the coding sequence ATGTCCGCGCTCGCCCACCGGGTGGTGGTGATGCGCCGCCCGGATGGCCTCTGCCCTGACCGGCTGCTGTGTGTGGTCACGAGCAACGGGGTCCTGTGGGCGAACCCGGCCCGGCGCGCCGAACCCCAGGAGTGGGCGTTCGCGATCAGCCACTGCCTCCTCCACCTCGGCCTCGGCCACTTCCGCGAGCACCCGGACCCGGTCGCCTGGAACCTCTCCTGCTGCGCGGCCGCCGATCACTTCCAGCGCAGCGTCGGCATCGGGCGCCCTCCCACCGACGCCGGGGCTCTCGTCCTCGCCGGTCTTCCTCGTGGAGAGGATCCCGCCTACCGCACCCTCGAGGGACGCCCCGCACCTGAGGGGTTCCGCCCGGACCTGATCTTCGAGAAGTCCCTGGCCTACCGGGGCAGGATCGACTGGAGCGCCGCGATGACCCAGGGCATGCGCTGGGCGCTCGAGTCAGCGGTCCGCATCGCCGGCGGTGAGGATCCAGAGGTGGTCGCGGCGCCCGGGTCCTCGAGGAACACCCGCAGCGCCGCCGAGAAGGCCAAGGAGTGGTTCATGGCCTCCTACCCCCTGCTCGGGGCACTCGGGGCGTCGTTCCGGATCATCGAGGACGCCCTCGTCTGCCAGCGTCTGGGCATTCAGATCGCCGCCGTCGACGCGCAGGAGAAGAAGATCTTCGTGAACCCGGCGGCCGGCCTGAACGAGCAGGAGATGCGCTTCGTGATCGCCCACGAGCTGCTCCACCCCGGACTCTCGCATCACTCACGCGGCGCCGGCCGCGACCCCTTCCTCTGGAACTGCGCCTGCGACTTCGTGATCAACCGCTGGCTGATCGAGCTCGAGGTGGGCACGCCGCCTCAGATCGGGATGCTCCACGACCCCGACCTGGCCGGCCTGACCTCGGAGGAGATCTACGACCGCATCGCCTCTGACATGAGGCGGGCCCGCAAGCTCGCGACCTTCGCCGGCCGCGGCGTCGGGGATGTCCTGAACCGGCGCCCGGAGTGGTGGGAGCGCGGGGACGGCCTCGACCTGGATGCCTTCTACCGCAGCGCCCTCGCCCAGGGCCTCGAGTGGCACCGTTCCTCCGGCCGCGGCCTGCTCCCCGCCGACCTGGTGGAGGAAGTCGCCGCGCTCGCCCAGCCGCCGATCCCCTGGGATGTGGAGCTCGCCCGTTGGATGGACGCGCGCTTCCCGCCGCCCGAGACCCGGCGCAGCTACGCGCGCCCCTCGCGCCGGCAGGCGTCCAACTCGCAGATCCCTCGCCCCCGCGTCGTCCCCCTCGACGCCCCCGGGGAAGGGCGCACATTCGGGGTCGTCCTGGACACCTCGGGTTCGATGGACAAGGCGCTCCTGGCGCGCGCGCTCGGGACGATCGCCAGCTACGCCAACCAGCGTGAAGTGGGACTGGTCCGGGTCGTCTTCTGCGACGCCCAGGCGCACGACGAGGGCTACATGGCACCCGCCCAGATCGCCGGCCGGGTAGAGATAAGAGGACGCGGCGGGACGGTCCTGCAGCCGGGCGTGGACCTGCTCGATGACCTGCCGGACTTTCCCGCCGGCGCGCCGGTCCTGGTCATCACCGACACCTACTGCGAGCCGGACCTGCGTGTGGCGCGCGACCACGCCTTCCTGGTCCCCTACGGCAGCGAGCTCCCGTTCCGCCCTCAGGGTCCGGTGTTCCGCATGCGGCTGCCCGGCGCCCAGCGCGAGGGGCGCCCTTGA
- a CDS encoding AAA family ATPase produces the protein MNTSAQMAQSELPEFLLAVALTRPVFIWGQPGIGKSALVEQFADSVGLPCVSLLGSQLAPEDLIGVPQIENGTSFFCPPRMIARAEPYVLFLDELNGATQDVQRSFYSLIHDRRLGEYKLPAGSVVIGAGNRAQDHAITRQVSSALLNRMVHVHLRVSHRDWLAWAKVNGIHEAVIDYLGQRPDHLLSPAAPHEAPFSTPRSWHMVSDALTAFGPQVPAGSLAAIAFGCLSDHHAQSFITYWKTRDTAYRVTALIKGDISWPRAPEEADVRYFLAQSLRAQLVKELPASREAVSGRSDELRHRAKELITSLAGIQIELAQLVVGSADGLEDLPDWFITEMVRDLPRLAKARG, from the coding sequence GTGAACACCTCCGCCCAGATGGCCCAGAGCGAGCTGCCGGAGTTCCTCCTCGCGGTCGCGCTGACACGGCCTGTCTTCATCTGGGGGCAGCCCGGTATCGGCAAGAGCGCCCTCGTCGAGCAGTTCGCCGACTCCGTCGGCCTGCCGTGCGTCTCCCTTCTCGGCAGCCAGCTCGCCCCCGAGGACCTGATCGGCGTCCCCCAGATCGAGAACGGGACCTCCTTCTTCTGCCCGCCGCGGATGATCGCCCGCGCCGAGCCCTACGTGCTCTTCCTGGACGAGCTGAACGGCGCGACCCAGGACGTGCAGCGGTCGTTCTACTCACTCATCCACGACCGGCGCCTCGGCGAGTACAAGCTGCCGGCCGGTTCGGTGGTGATCGGCGCCGGCAACCGGGCCCAGGACCACGCGATCACCCGTCAGGTCTCCTCGGCGCTGCTCAACCGGATGGTCCACGTCCACCTGAGGGTCTCCCACCGCGACTGGCTCGCGTGGGCGAAGGTCAACGGCATCCACGAGGCCGTGATCGACTACCTCGGCCAGCGGCCCGACCACCTGCTCTCCCCCGCCGCGCCGCACGAGGCGCCCTTCTCCACCCCGCGCAGCTGGCACATGGTCTCAGACGCCCTCACCGCCTTCGGGCCGCAGGTCCCCGCCGGCTCGCTGGCCGCGATCGCGTTCGGCTGTCTCAGCGACCACCACGCCCAGTCCTTCATCACCTACTGGAAGACCCGCGACACCGCCTACCGCGTCACCGCACTCATCAAGGGGGACATCTCCTGGCCGCGGGCGCCCGAGGAGGCTGACGTGCGGTACTTCCTCGCCCAGTCCCTGCGGGCCCAGCTGGTCAAGGAGCTCCCCGCGTCGCGAGAGGCGGTCAGCGGGCGCTCGGATGAGCTCCGGCACCGGGCGAAGGAGCTGATCACCTCGCTGGCGGGGATCCAGATCGAGCTCGCCCAGCTCGTGGTCGGGTCCGCCGATGGTCTCGAGGACCTGCCGGACTGGTTCATCACGGAGATGGTCCGCGACCTGCCGCGTCTCGCGAAGGCGCGGGGATAG
- a CDS encoding HNH endonuclease: MSNTTLLCDLTCAPIDLVPMHLAVASVAVGRAQALVVDETRRFRSAYLDLPAPVVAAVPMAIPLTKLERKRPTRRVVVARDDYRCQYCLEPVVLRSGNPRSATIDHVKPKCRFERPGDAHTWENVVTACYACNQKKADRLPMEVGMWPVKAPRAPSYVAARWAGRLHEPAHVQWVSDYYRLDPELVRAR, from the coding sequence ATGTCCAACACGACTCTCCTCTGCGACCTCACCTGCGCCCCGATCGACCTGGTGCCGATGCACCTGGCCGTCGCCTCGGTGGCCGTCGGACGCGCCCAGGCGCTCGTCGTCGACGAGACGCGGCGCTTCCGCTCGGCCTACCTGGACCTGCCGGCCCCGGTCGTCGCAGCGGTCCCGATGGCGATCCCGCTGACCAAGCTCGAGCGCAAGCGCCCGACCCGCCGGGTCGTGGTCGCCCGCGACGACTACCGCTGCCAGTACTGCCTGGAGCCCGTCGTCCTGCGCTCGGGGAACCCGCGGAGCGCGACCATCGACCACGTCAAGCCCAAGTGCCGCTTCGAGCGCCCTGGCGACGCTCACACCTGGGAGAACGTGGTCACGGCCTGCTACGCCTGCAACCAGAAGAAGGCCGACAGGCTGCCGATGGAGGTCGGGATGTGGCCGGTCAAGGCGCCGCGCGCGCCGAGCTACGTCGCCGCGCGCTGGGCCGGTCGCCTGCACGAGCCGGCGCACGTCCAGTGGGTGTCCGACTACTACCGCCTCGACCCGGAGCTCGTCCGGGCGAGGTGA
- a CDS encoding C40 family peptidase: MSLPRLDDVRTDDRDRLAVEYVVGLELLGTKAGSFMPARGLSLAQARLAVVRGLGLESERAAIQGLSGLRMPAFAGSEVLARELGLVGNHLAEADYRERHAADQLSWAELFTLMDRLREVSSWDLERLGVFHQIALPELSPRERAVIQAGISQIGHPYVWGGSAPGRAGTTRRGAGFDCSGLVWWAYASAGQGESIHRWRSTAAAFAMTRGARHVPVAAAGPGDLVFYGAKGAKTRRSQIEHVGIALGGGWLLHSSGGRGGPTISYLPHYWSEGEVSARLIG, encoded by the coding sequence GTGTCTCTCCCGCGACTCGATGACGTCCGCACGGATGACAGAGACCGGCTCGCTGTCGAGTACGTCGTCGGGCTGGAGTTGCTCGGGACGAAGGCCGGGTCGTTCATGCCGGCGCGCGGTCTCAGCCTTGCTCAGGCGCGCCTGGCAGTGGTGCGGGGTCTCGGCCTCGAGTCCGAACGCGCCGCCATCCAGGGTCTGTCCGGCTTGCGCATGCCGGCCTTCGCCGGCTCCGAGGTCCTCGCCCGTGAGCTCGGCCTGGTCGGCAACCACCTCGCTGAAGCGGACTACCGTGAGCGCCACGCCGCGGACCAGCTCAGCTGGGCCGAGCTCTTCACCCTGATGGACCGCCTGCGTGAGGTTTCCTCATGGGACCTCGAGCGACTCGGTGTCTTCCACCAGATCGCCCTCCCTGAGCTCTCGCCGCGGGAGCGGGCTGTCATCCAGGCGGGGATCTCCCAGATCGGGCACCCCTACGTCTGGGGCGGCTCCGCTCCGGGGCGCGCCGGCACCACGCGGCGCGGGGCGGGCTTCGACTGTTCTGGCCTGGTCTGGTGGGCGTACGCCTCGGCGGGCCAGGGGGAGAGCATCCACCGCTGGCGCTCGACGGCCGCGGCCTTCGCGATGACCCGCGGCGCGAGACACGTCCCCGTCGCCGCGGCCGGCCCGGGGGATCTGGTCTTCTACGGCGCGAAGGGCGCGAAGACCCGCCGCTCCCAGATCGAGCACGTCGGCATCGCCCTCGGCGGAGGCTGGCTCTTGCACTCCTCCGGTGGGAGGGGCGGTCCGACGATCAGCTACCTCCCGCACTACTGGTCCGAGGGAGAGGTCTCCGCCCGGCTCATCGGGTGA
- a CDS encoding S1 family peptidase: MRYKSETVPFGSRRGLATMHGSSCSRRSPAPLGLILGLLLVCALLPMRAGAMSNAETEPASPWIAHVLTKVSASGWSDACTGTVIGNRWVLTAAHCIYNNDYTTRYGLDKITVNLGRPNGNNPKSGGVNLKVDRAVVMPGYPQVRANDALLLRLVGFDETRWNAVPIARERWVVNGPVTLTLFGYGNTRWKNETETIGGGQLRKSPQGAFLRSPGCDGRFICIQPTDKTKALHGDSGGPVMRWVSGAWQIIGVASNVDNLTRSGKQGPLRAVGALSAAAPSKILLEWVRTVANLPRPGANTIVRNSRNGASWLVGADGYRRWIPTGGDWLCHTGRGAPVVNLDQVSIDSIPDRVGEHAICAQPPPIVDGTPQPPTPDPGTPRPVAANLTAVNNGGGHVGVAFDVGWQSGRDPVTCRFYRNGAEVFAAQCGTRSSKQFYGLPPGAHTFYATVTDRFGVVSAPTNSVTVNVAAPPPPPAPTRRAIVVDNRVTDGMGMREDTTPVRLTTQPWIRCGSRGCNINGTEAGSGHVYDAAVCQTTGERTTNGHDTSAADDANPLRFESTRYYGVRLTNGVFGYISEVWIRAADRGGLGLPGC, from the coding sequence GTGAGGTACAAGTCCGAGACCGTCCCGTTCGGTTCCCGGAGAGGCCTCGCGACGATGCATGGATCTAGCTGTTCCCGGAGGTCTCCAGCTCCGCTGGGCCTTATCCTCGGCCTACTCCTCGTCTGCGCACTTCTGCCGATGCGCGCGGGCGCCATGAGCAACGCGGAGACGGAGCCCGCGAGCCCGTGGATCGCCCATGTGCTAACCAAGGTGTCGGCGTCGGGCTGGAGCGACGCGTGCACGGGAACGGTGATCGGCAACCGCTGGGTGCTGACCGCGGCTCACTGCATCTACAACAACGACTACACGACCCGCTACGGGTTGGACAAGATCACAGTGAACCTCGGGCGACCCAACGGCAACAACCCCAAGAGCGGCGGGGTGAATCTGAAGGTGGATCGCGCGGTGGTCATGCCGGGCTACCCGCAGGTGCGGGCCAACGACGCGTTGCTGCTTCGGCTCGTTGGGTTCGATGAGACGCGCTGGAACGCGGTCCCGATCGCACGCGAGCGATGGGTGGTGAACGGCCCCGTCACCCTGACGCTCTTCGGCTACGGGAACACGAGATGGAAGAACGAGACCGAGACCATCGGGGGTGGCCAGCTTCGAAAGTCCCCGCAGGGGGCCTTCCTACGCTCTCCGGGCTGCGACGGGCGGTTCATCTGCATCCAGCCCACCGACAAGACGAAGGCTCTCCACGGCGATTCGGGCGGCCCGGTGATGCGGTGGGTCTCCGGCGCCTGGCAGATCATCGGTGTCGCCTCGAACGTGGATAACCTGACCCGCAGCGGCAAGCAGGGGCCCTTGCGCGCGGTGGGTGCGCTCAGCGCGGCTGCCCCGAGCAAGATCCTCCTCGAGTGGGTGCGCACGGTCGCGAACCTTCCGCGGCCCGGCGCCAACACGATCGTGCGCAACTCCCGCAACGGGGCCTCATGGCTGGTGGGAGCCGACGGCTACCGGCGGTGGATCCCTACGGGTGGCGATTGGCTCTGCCACACCGGCCGCGGGGCTCCGGTCGTGAACCTCGACCAGGTCTCGATCGATTCGATCCCGGACCGGGTCGGAGAGCACGCGATCTGCGCGCAGCCGCCCCCGATCGTCGATGGGACCCCCCAGCCCCCGACACCCGATCCCGGGACTCCTCGTCCGGTCGCGGCGAACCTGACCGCCGTGAACAACGGGGGCGGACATGTCGGAGTCGCCTTCGACGTGGGCTGGCAGTCGGGCCGGGACCCCGTCACCTGCCGGTTCTACCGCAACGGCGCCGAGGTCTTCGCGGCCCAGTGCGGGACGCGCTCGAGCAAGCAGTTCTACGGTCTCCCGCCCGGCGCCCACACCTTCTACGCCACCGTGACGGACCGCTTCGGCGTCGTCAGCGCACCGACCAACTCCGTCACCGTCAACGTGGCCGCGCCGCCGCCGCCGCCGGCGCCGACGCGTCGCGCCATCGTCGTGGACAACCGGGTCACGGACGGGATGGGGATGCGCGAGGACACGACCCCGGTGCGCCTGACCACCCAGCCGTGGATCCGGTGCGGCTCGCGGGGCTGCAACATCAACGGCACCGAAGCGGGCAGCGGGCACGTGTATGACGCGGCCGTCTGCCAGACGACTGGTGAGCGGACGACGAACGGCCACGACACCTCGGCGGCCGACGACGCGAACCCGTTGCGCTTCGAGTCCACCCGCTACTACGGCGTGCGGCTCACCAACGGCGTCTTCGGCTACATCAGCGAGGTCTGGATCCGGGCCGCCGACCGTGGCGGGCTCGGACTCCCCGGATGCTGA